The sequence below is a genomic window from Shinella zoogloeoides.
GTCGCTGCGCTTCACCGAGGCCATCGACATGTGCGCCATGCGCACCGGCGCGGCCGAGACGGACGACTACCTTGCCGAATGGCGCAAGGCCGATCCGGTCCCGGTCTCCGACGATCTCGAAGCCGAGGCCGACAAGGCCGCCGCCGAACTCGAAGCCGCCTATGACCGCGAGCGCCTCGTCGCCCTCGTCAAGGCCGGAGGCCGGGACGATGGCTGACCCCAAACCCGGCAACGCCGCCGCAGGCAAGAAGGCCGCCACCGGCGCCTTCACGCCGGCCGGCGTCTCGCCGAGCCGCCGCTCGCGGCACAAATACACGATCCGTCTTTGGGCCGTGCGCAATTCCCGCTTCTTCGAGTGGTTCTACAACCGCTTCG
It includes:
- a CDS encoding virulence factor; its protein translation is MADRIIVYWRDIPAQVIIKKGRANAKRELSLRFTEAIDMCAMRTGAAETDDYLAEWRKADPVPVSDDLEAEADKAAAELEAAYDRERLVALVKAGGRDDG